Genomic segment of Camelina sativa cultivar DH55 unplaced genomic scaffold, Cs unpScaffold00621, whole genome shotgun sequence:
NNNNNNNNNNNNNNNNNNNNNNNNNNNNNNNNNNNNNNNNNNNNNNNNNNNNNNNNNNNNNNNNNNNNNNNNNNNNNNNNNNNNNNNNNNNNNNNNNNNNNNNNNNNNNNNNNNNNNNNNNNNNNNNNNNNNNNNNNNNNNNNNNNNNNNNNNNNNNNNNNNNNNNNNNNNNNNNNNNNNNNNNNNNNNNNNNNNNNNNNNNNNNNNNNNNNNNNNNNNNNNNNNNNNNNNNNNNNNNNNNNNNNNNNNNNNNNNNNNNNNNNNNNNNNNNNNNNNNNNNNNNNNNNNNNNNNNNNNNNNNNNNNNNNNNNNNNNNNNNNNNNNNNNNNNNNNNNNNNNNNNNNNNNNNNNNNNNNNNNNNNNNNNNNNNNNNNNNNNNNNNNNNNNNNNNNNNNNNNNNNNNNNNNNNNNNNNNNNNNNNNNNNNNNNNNNNNNNNNNNNNNNNNNNNNNNNNNNNNNNNNNNNNNNNNNNNNNNNNNNNNNNNNNNNNNNNNNNNNNNNNNNNNNNNNNNNNNNNNNNNNNNNNNNNNNNNNNNNNNNNNNNNNNNNNNNNNNNNNNNNNNNNNNNNNNNNNNNNNNNNNNNNNNNNNNNNNNNNNNNNNNNNNNNNNNNNNNNNNNNNNNNNNNNNNNNNNNNNNNNNNNNNNNNNNNNNNNNNNNNNNNNNNNNNNNNNNNNNNNNNNNNNNNNNNNNNNNNNNNNNNNNNNNNNNNNNNNNNNNNNNNNNNNNNNNNNNNNNNNNNNNNNNNNNNNNNNNNNNNNNNNNNNNNNNNNNNNNNNNNNNNNNNNNNNNNNNNNNNNNNNNNNNNNNNNNNNNNNNNNNNNNNNNNNNNNNNNNNNNNNNNNNNNNNNNNNNNNNNNNNNNNNNNNNNNNNNNNNNNNNNNNNNNNNNNNNNNNNNNNNNNNNNNNNNNNNNNNNNNNNNNNNNNNNNNNNNNNNNNNNNNNNNNNNNNNNNNNNNNNNNNNNNNNNNNNNNNNNNNNNNNNNNNNNNNNNNNNNNNNNNNNNNNNNNNNNNNNNNNNNNNNNNNNNNNNNNNNNNNNNNNNNNNNNNNNNNNNNNNNNNNNNNNNNNNNNNNNNNNNNNNNNNNNNNNNNNNNNNNNNNNNNNNNNNNNNNNNNNNNNNNNNNNNNNNNNNNNNNNNNNNNNNNNNNNNNNNNNNNNNNNNNNNNNNNNNNNNNNNNNNNNNNNNNNNNNNNNNNNNNNNNNNNNNNNNNNNNNNNNNNNNNNNNNNNNNNNNNNNNNNNNNNNNNNNNNNNNNNNNNNNNNNNNNNNNNNNNNNNNNNNNNNNNNNNNNNNNNNNNNNNNNNNNNNNNNNNNNNNNNNNNNNNNNNNNNNNNNNNNNNNNNNNNNNNNNNNNNNNNNNNNNNNNNNNNNNNNNNNNNNNNNNAAATATGGAGAGGCTCACAAGGCTCATTTCATCAAGTTCAACGTTTTGGAGATGAGAGCAAATTGCAGTTGCCAGATGTTTGAGTTCTCTGGCATCATTTGCAGACATATATTGGCAGTCTTCCGGGTCACCAATCTCCTTACGCTTCCACCTTACTACATCCTAAAACGATGGACCAGAAATGCCAAAAGCAGCGTCATATTTGATGATTATAATTTGCATGCCTATGCTAATTACCTGGAGTCTCATACCGTCCGATACAACACCTTACGCCACAAAGCATCTAATTTTCTGCAAGAAGCAGGCAAATCTCTTTATACTTGTGATGTTGCAGTAGTTGCTCTGCAAGAAGCTGCCAAGACTGTGTCCCTAGCGATGAATAAGGAAGTTAGAAGAACTATGGCGAACGGGCACTTTAAAGAGACTTCTTTTGTAACTGATGGAAAACGCATGTGTTGCAATGATGACTGTCAGCAAGAAGTGCCGGCTCAGCCTGAGGTGAggttcattttattttcatacttgCATTCTTtggataaaaattaaatattaatcaagTTTGTTGCTCTATAAACGTTGCACATCTAAAGTATCGTTTGTTCTGCTTTTGCCACATTGTGAACATGTACCGTGCAATCTCCCATAAATCTGCAAGGTCCTCAGTTTTTGCTATGTGCTTCTACTGCTGACCAATTGCATCACCATATTTCCTCCCACTTTGCAGGACGAAATGGACAAGAAGATTAATCAACTCAGAAACGAGCTGGAATTAGCAAACAAGAAATGTGAAGCTTACAGGACTAACCTACTTTCAGTTTTGAAAGAAATGGATGATCAAAAGTTGCAAGTGTCCATCAAAGTGCAGAACATTAAAATTAGCTTGAAGGATAATCTGTGAAATAAGTGACGTGTTCCAACTGCTATTCTCatctattaattaaattatttggcTTTTCATATGATTGCTCATTGTACAATATCTTAGCGTTTTTGAAAAAGGGACCCAATTTTCAGGATTTCCCTATTACACAGTAGCCTTTGCAATAAGTACTCCCAATCATTTCATAATGAGTAAGAGACGAAGTTGATTCCCATAAATGTTCGCAATACCAACCAGCATATGATTGTGATGTTATGTATCCAGCAGGTAGCACTCACTCTTTCAAGCTTAGTCTAGCATTTTGTACCTTGAGGGAAAGCTGAAACTTCTGTTCTTCCATATCTCTCAAAATAGACAGCAGGTTTGCTCGATAAACTTCGCATCGCTGGCCTGTCCTCTCCAATTCAGTTGTCAGTTCAAGTATTGTCCTCTCCTTTTCACCCTACATTGGATAAGCACTTATTCCCAAGGAACAGAGGATATAAATGTCATAAAACTATCGAGTACCACCAATAGATAGTTACATTCGCTTACCCCTGGAAGATTCATTGCACTTGTAGTTTCTCGAGCTTCCTCAGACGGGTATGGATCGCCGTTGGGAAGTGTAGTTCCAGGTGTTGCTCCTCTAAATTTGTTACTTGCAGCAACAACCTTCTTGGCAGCTTCATCCAAGGCATCCATCGCAACTTTATAAATCTGAATAGATTTGGCGCCCTCCTCCACATACTTGGTTGCTTCTTGGCGTAGATTGTTGTAGCAGACGGTTAAAGATTCTTGACAACTGTTTGAAAACTCGGGTTGTTCCTCACTGCCTCTAGTCTTTGCTGATTTGGTCCATCGCCTCAGCAGATACCGAGATGGAAGAGTAGAAACGTTATTGGCCCTGAANNNNNNNNNNNNNNNNNNNNNNNNNNNNNNNNNNNNNNNNNNNNNNNNNNNNNNNNNNNNNNNNNNNNNNNNNNNNNNNNNNNNNNNNNNNNNNNNNNNNNNNNNNNNNNNNNNNNNNNNNNNNNNNNNNNNNNNNNNNNNNNNNNNNNNNNNNNNNNNNNNNNNNNNNNNNNNNNNNNNNNNNNNNNNNNNNNNNNNNNNNNNNNNNNNNNNNNNNNNNNNNNNNNNNNNNNNNNNNNNNNNNNNNNNNNNNNNNNNNNNNNNNNNNNNNNNNNNNNNNNNNNNNNNNNNNNNNNNNNNNNNNNNNNNNNNNNNNNNNNNNNNNNNNNNNNNNNNNNNNNNNNNNNNNNNNNNNNNNNNNNNNNNNNNNNNNNNNNNNNNNNNNNNNNNNNNNNNNNNNNNNNNNNNNNNNNNNNNNNNNNNNNNNNNNNNNNNNNNNNNNNNNNNNNNNNNNNNNNNNNNNNNNNNNNNNNNNNNNNNNNNNNNNNNNNNNNNNNNNNNNNNNNNNNNNNNNNNNNNNNNNNNNNNNNNNNNNNNNNNNNNNNNNNNNNNNNNNNNNNNNNNNNNNNNNNNNNNNNNNNNNNNNNNNNNNNNNNNNNNNNNNNNNNNNNNNNNNNNNNNNNNNNNNNNNNNNNNNNNNNNNNNNNNNNNNNNNNNNNNNNNNNNNNNNNNNNNNNNNNNNNNNNNNNNNNNNNNNNNNNNNNNNNNNNNNNNNNNNNNNNNNNNNNNNNNNNNNNNNNNNNNNNNNNNNNNNNNNNNNNNNNNNNNNNNNNNNNNNNNNNNNNNNNNNNNNNNNNNNNNNNNNNNNNNNNNNNNNNNNNNNNNNNNNNNNNNNNNNNNNNNNNNNNNNNNNNNNNNNNNNNNNNNNNNNNNNNNNNNNNNNNNNNNNNNNNNNNNNNNNNNNNNNNNNNNNNNNNNNNNNNNNNNNNNNNNNNNNNNNNNNNNNNNNNNNNNNNNNNNNNNNNNNNNNNNNNNNNNNNNNNNNNNNNNNNNNNNNNNNNNNNNNNNNNNNNNNNNNNNNNNNNNNNNNNNNNNNNNNNNNNNNNNNNNNNNNNNNNNNNNNNNNNNNNNNNNNNNNNNNNNTATACAGGCTAGCAGCTTGCTTTTCCATGGGAGAGGGAGTTTTCATAACTGGAGTAGAGTGAATTGCTTCATAATCTGCTTTCAGTTCTTTCTCACGCCAGCTATCAATTGCTTTATCATGCTGTTGTATGAGCGTTTGCATCGTAGTTGATGCATCTACAAACCCTTGGAAGAATGAGTTCAGACTGCTGCTCCCTTCATTTGTAGACAGCACCCCATAAAAGGCGTCTCGGATGAAGACACGGACCCATTGTTGCCTAGCATTATAAATGGACTGGAGCCAGTCGTTATCCTGTAGATAATATCTTCTGACGATAATGTCCCAAGATGCCTCAAACTCGGCAGCCGTTTCTGTCTCAGTAACGCAGTTTATAAATTCGGATTCAAAGCTAGGATGAGACTGATAGAGGTGAGCAAGTTTCTCCTCAGTTTCCTTGAAGATGAGGGGCTGGCTGAAACGAAGGCGGGTCTGACAGAAAACTTGAGAAACAGCAACCTGTATCAGCCGATCTGGTTCAACTGTAATAGAAGGAGGAGGGGGAGCAGACATTGCTTGAAGCCAAGTATGGAAAAGCCAAGCAAAGGAGGACTCAGACTCGTTGAGAATGAGAGCACAACCAAAAAGAAGAGGCTGCCCATGATGGTTAAACCCGGTGAAGGCAGCAAATGGCACTTGATACCTCTTACCCCTCCTGTACATGGTGTCAAAAACTACGGTATCACCAAAGTAGGTGTAATTCAACCTGCAAGTTGGATCCGCCCAAAATACATTCCCACAGTCGTCCTCCATTGCGTACAAGAAACCAGGATTCTCGAGCTGCCTACGTTTCAGATAGTTCAATACATGCTCGACCCCGCTTCCCAGGGTCCTCTCGCTCATCCTTACTTGCTCCTTATCCCTGCCACTATCAACAACAACTTTTAATCCTAAATTGGTAAGTCCTGGGTATCACAAGGAACAACGTTTGAAACTTGCAGAAGCGAATGAAAAATCAATactggaaagagagagagagagagagagagagagagagagagagagttgataCCTGCGATTATAAACAAGATATCTTCAATCCCTCTTCCGGTTTTGGCAAAGGTTACAACCCactttaaaagttaaaaccctaAGCTTGTACTGTAGTAACTGATAACTGAATCAATGGCTTCCGCGACCGGACGGAGTTTAGTACTCTTGTCTCTTGCTGTGTTGGATCCAAACTCGGTGATGGACGGTTTTGTCAAAAAATCTAAAACGGCAAGCAGTTTATAGGAAACCAAAGTAGCGACTTTGTAGGCAGGCCTGGTCCTTTAACTTTGGGCCCTTTAGTAAAATTGATATTTGGGCTCTCAGACTTgaaaagtatttttttgttgagtcGGCCGATCCAAAGGGGgaaaagagaataataatacGATTACTACAAACGTGAAAAGGAGCATTCGAAGCAACAAGAATTTCAAGTTTGACCTTCACAAAATCTGGTTGTCAGAATGAATGTTCGTGACATCCAAAAGAGAGCATAGTGGATTTCGCTTGACGGCCCTCTCCAATTCTATATGACAGGATCGACCACCATACTTGTGCAATTGTTcacaacattattttgataCTCTGTAATAGTGAAGATCAAGAAACAGATGTCTATGCTTTTTCACCTTCCCATACTTTCAGCAATCTGGTCGACTGCATTGAGCTGCGTGCAGCATATTCTGTTCTGCAGTTATGTTAAGCTATGcagattcctattttgtttgtCAGGTGCTGCAAGAATCACAAGCCAAGAATGACACTGACTTATCCAACAACATTATATATCAAACTTTAATCCTCGCTAGaccaatcatcatcatattaaTATCAGACTACACGCTTTTTCGCTtaaagaagatcatcaaaggTCACGGAGTCTGGTTTTGATTGCAGTTGGATACCTGAAAACAAGGGGACAACACTCTATGGATTCATAAGAAAAGTGTTGGAATCGATGATATCTGGAAAACACTCTATTGATATCACAACCAGTGAAGTGAAATTCGAGCACAAGCTGAACATAGGTtacagagagatagagagagagagagagcctgaTGAAGGGGAAAACTAGAGAGAGATAAAGCTAAAGGCTTGCATAGGATGCAGTTACCTCTGAAAAGCCAAACTTGTCATGAAATTTCTTTGTGCTACAGTCGAGCATTTCTCTAAGGCTGCAGACAATGTTGTTCCTTTTGACAAGTTTAAACCGTGATTCTACCTTCTTCTTTAATCCATGGTGAAAGAATTCAGGATAAGAAGCCACTTCATCAATGCCTCTTCCCATCACCTGGACTAGGAATCTGATCCTAGGTTGTAGTGAATTCTTAATACTCTTAATCAAAATAGGGGGATAACCAGACACCATGATTGCTATCTGGGCATCTCCAAACCCACACTCCCTCAGATAATCATAATTTGGTTTGAGAACCTTGGTAACGTCTCTGCACACAAGTTGTGGAAAATTCATGACCACCGACTGGATGCCATCCTCAGTGAGACCAACGGAAGATTTCAAGAAATCAGTGGTAGGCCGCAACCTCTTATCAACACTATACCCCATAAGAAATGGGTGCTTGACAAGGACTTTGCCGATCATCCCATCTTGGTCAAGGCCAAGACTAGCAAGAAAGCTGACCATCACTGTGAGCTTGGTGTCGATGCTGTAGCTGATAAGCCTCGGGTTGAAAAGTATCATTTTGCCAAGTTGAGTCTCAGGCACACCCAAGGCTTGAAAAAAAGCAAGAAGGGGACAGAGTTTCTCTTCCAGGCTGTGAGAGAGTATTGGAGGAAATTTGGTAATGGCGGAAGCAACTTCCCGAGGATTCCTTGCTAGACTGGAGAGGCACTCGACCATGGGAATGAGCCTCTCATCGAGGCGTAAAGTAAGGATTTTGGGGCATCGGGAGACGATGTAAGGGAGTTTTCTCTCNNNNNNNNNNNNNNNNNNNNNNNNNNNNNNNNNNNNNNNNNNNNNNNNNNNNNNNNNNNNNNNNNNNNNNNNNNNNNNNNNNNNNNNNNNNNNNNNNNNNNNNNNNNNNNNNNNNNNNNNNNNNNNNNNNNNNNNNNNNNNNNNNNNNNNNNNNNNNNNNNNNNNNNNNNNNNNNNNNNNNNNNNNNNNNNNNNNNNNNNNNNNNNNNNNNNNNNNNNNNNNNNNNNNNNNNNNNNNNNNNNNNNNNNNNNNNNNNNNNNNNNNNNNNNNNNNNNNNNNNNNNNNNNNNNNNNNNNNNNNNNNNNNNNNNNNNNNNNNNNNNNNNNNNNNNNNNNNNNNNNNNNNNNNNNNNNNNNNNNNNNNNNNNNNNNNNNNNNNNNNNNNNNNNNNNNNNNNNNNNNNNNNNNNNNNNNNNNNNNNNNNNNNNNNNNNNNNNNNNNNNNNNNNNNNNNNNNNNNNNNNNNNNNNNNNNNNNNNNNNNNNNNNNNNNNNNNNNNNNNNNNNNNNNNNNNNNNNNNNNNNNNNNNNNNNNNNNNNNNNNNNNNNNNNNNNNNNNNNNNNNNNNNNNNNNNNNNNNNNNNNNNNNNNNNNNNNNNNNNNNNNNNNNNNNNNNNNNNNNNNNNNNNNNNNNNNNNNNNNNNNNNNNNNNNNNNNNNNNNNNNNNNNNNNNNNNNNNNNNNNNNNNNNNNNNNNNNNNNNNNNNNNNNNNNNNNNNNNNNNNNNNNNNNNNNNNNNNNNNNNNNNNNNNNNNNNNNNNNNNNNNNNNNNNNNNNNNNNNNNNNNNNNNNNNNNNNNNNNNNNNNNNNNNNNNNNNNNNNNNNNNNNNNNNNNNNNNNNNNNNNNNNCGACTGGATGCCATCCTCAGTGAGACCAACGGAAGATTTCAAGAAATCAGTGGTAGGCCGCAACCTCTTATCAACACTATACCCCATAAGAAATGGGTGCTTGACAAGGACTTTGCCGATCATCCCATCTTGGTCAAGGCCAAGACTAGCAAGAAAGCTGACCATCACTGTGAGCTTGGTGTCGATGCTGTAGCTGATAAGCCTCGGGTTGAAAAGTATCATTTTGCCAAGTTGAGTCTCAGGCACACCCAAGGCTTGAAAAAAAGCAAGAAGGGGACAGAGTTTCTCTTCCACGCTGTGAGAGAGTATAGGAGGAAATTTGGTAATGGCGGAAGCAACTTCCCGAGGATTCCTTGCAAGACTGGAGAGGCACTCGACCATGGGAATGAGCCTCTCATCGAGGCGTAAAGTAAGGATTTTGGGGCATCGGGAGACGATGTAAGGGAGTTTTCTCTCCTGGATACCAACGATGTTTCTCAGGTAGTCCCAGTTCTCAGATGCCACTTCGCTTTGGGCCTTGTCCAACTGCTTGCACTTTCTCAACATCTTGTCGATGCTCGGATCATCGAAACCTTTGTCCCTGAAGAACCACATGATACTGCTGCTGCTGGTATTTGTGACCTCCATTTGAAAGACGCCGCCACTGACTACAACCAAATAACAAATTCTGCTTATTAAGTAGAGTCATGTAGAGAGGAATTTACCTTGGCCAAGGTAGTAGTAGAGAGGAATTACCTTTCTTTCCGCCTATCCAATtgaactgagagagagagagagagtgatagAGAAGCTTATCCACAGAGGTGTTCCCAGGAGGAGCGGTGTCTTTCTTTATACCCTTTACAGAGTAAATGACTATTATATCCCTCAAGTCAAGCCTTCGTTTCTAACTAAACCCTTCCCTTCCTCCTCCGgtcaaaaaaaccctaatttttcgaATCAGCGGCAGAGAACGATGATGCCCTCCTCGAAAGCCGTCGTCTTTGCTAGTCAGATGGCGAAGAAGATTCGTGTTACGACGCCGTCGATGTCCGCAACACGCTTTTTGTCAAATGGTCAAGAACAGGAGCAGAACTCTCCAGAGCCTTTACCCAACAGACCCTTGCGAGGGGAGAGATCCTCCACCAACTCTCATAGAGATCCTCCACCCGCCAGACAAGCCCACAACCTTGGAAAGGGTGATAATAATACTCTGTCTGACCATGGCTTCCTCGAGCAGTTCAAACTCGGAGTCAATCAGGAACCCCCCAAAACGGAACAAAACCCCCAGGAAGAAACAAGCCTGCCTGAAGATTCCGATGAGATCTTCCAGAAGATGAAGGAAGGAGGTCTCATTCCTAACGCCGTCGCCATGCTTGACGGCCTCTGCAAAGATGGGCTTGTACAGGAGGCCATGAAGCTTTTCGGGTTGATGCGTGACAAGGGTACAATCCCTGAGGTCGTTATCTACACTGCTGTCGTCGAGGGCTTTTGCAAGGCTCATAAAATTGAGGACGCTAAGAGGATTTTCAGGAAAATGCAGACCAATGGGATCTCCCCAAATGCCTTCAGTTATGGTGTCTTGGTTCAGGGATTGTATACTTGCAACATGCTAGATGATGCTGTTTCTCTCTGTGGTGAGATGCTCGACGCTGGTCACTCTCCCAACGTCCCCACTTTCGTTGGATTGGTTGATGCATTGTGCAGAGAAATGGGCGTCGAACAAGCTCAGTNNNNNNNNNNNNNNNNNNNNNNNNNNNNNNNNNNNNNNNNNNNNNNNNNNNNNNNNNNNNNNNNNNNNNNNNNNNNNNNNNNNNNNNNNNNNNNNNNNNNNNNNNNNNNNNNNNNNNNNNNNNNNNNNNNNNNNNNNNNNNNNNNNNNNNNNNNNNNNNNNNNNNNNNNNNNNNNNNNNNNNNNNNNNNNNNNNNNNNNNNNNNNNNNNNNNNNNNNNNNNNNNNNNNNNNNNNNNNNNNNNNNNNNNNNNNNNNNNNNNNNNNNNNNNNNNNNNNNNNNNNNNNNNNNNNNNNNNNNNNNNNNNNNNNNNNNNNNNNNNNNNNNNNNNNNNNNNNNNNNNNNNNNNNNNNNNNNNNNNNNNNNNNNNNNNNNNNNNNNNNNNNNNNNNNNNNNNNNNNNNNNNNNNNNNNNNNNNNNNNNNNNNNNNNNNNNNNNNNNNNNNNNNNNNNNNNNNNNNNNNNNNNNNNNNNNNNNNNNNNNNNNNNNNNNNNNNNNNNNNNNNNNNNNNNNNNNNNNNNNNNNNNNNNNNNNNNNNNNNNNNNNNNNNNNNNNNNNNNNNNNNNNNNNNNNNNNNNNNNNNNNNNNNNNNNNNNNNNNNNNNNNNNNNNNNNNNNNNNNNNNNNNNNNNNNNNNNNNNNNNNNNNNNNNNNNNNNNNNNNNNNNNNNNNNNNNNNNNNNNNNNNNNNNNNNNNNNNNNNNNNNNNNNNNNNNNNNNNNNNNNNNNNNNNNNNNNNNNNNNNNNNNNNNNNNNNNNNNNNNNNNNNNNNNNNNNNNNNNNNNNNNNNNNNNNNNNNNNNNNNNNNNNNNNNNNNNNNNNNNNNNNNNNNNNNNNNNNNNNNNNNNNNNNNNNNNNNNNNNNNNNNNNNNNNNNNNNNNNNNNNNNNNNNNNNNNNNNNNNNNNNNNNNNNNNNNNNNNNNNNNNNNNNNNNNNNNNNNNNNNNNNNNNNNNNNNNNNNNNNNNNNNNNNNNNNNNNNNNNNNNNNNNNNNNNNNNNNNNNNNNNNNNNNNNNNNNNNNNNNNNNNNNNNNNNNNNNNNNNNNNNNNNNNNNNNNNNNNNNNNNNNNNNNNNNNNNNNNNNNNNNNNNNNNNNNNNNNNNNNNNCCAGAGCCTTTACCCAACAGACCCTTGCGAGGGGAGAGATCCTCCACCAACTCTCATAGAGATCCTCCACCCGCCAGACAAGCCCACAACCTTGGAAAGGGTGATAATAATACTCTGTCTGACCATGGCTTCCTCGAGCAGTTCAAACTCGGAGTCAATCAGGAACCCCCCAAAACGGAACAAAACCCCCAGGAAGAAACAAGCCTGCCTGAAGATTCCGATGAGATCTTCCAGAAGATGAAGGAAGGAGGTCTCATTCCTAACGCCGTCGCCATGCTTGACGGCCTCTGCAAAGATGGGCTTGTACAGGAGGCCATGAAGCTTTTCGGGTTGATGCGTGACAAGGGTACAATCCCTGAGGTCGTTATCTACACTGCTGTCGTCGAGGGCTTTTGCAAGGCTCATAAAATTGAGGACGCTAAGAGGATTTTCAGGAAAATGCAGACCAATGGGATCTCCCCAAATGCCTTCAGTTATGGTGTCTTGGTTCAGGGATTGTATACTTGCAACATGCTAGATGATGCTGTTTCTCTCTGTGGTGAGATGCTCGACGCTGGTCACTCTCCCAACGTCCCCACTTTCGTTGGATTGGTTGATGCATTGTGCAGAGAAATGGGCGTCGAACAAGCTCAGTTGGCTATCGATGGATTTAACCAAAAAGGATTTGCTGTTAATGCTAAGGCTGTCAAGGAGTTCATGGACAAAAGGGCCCCCTTTCCGTCTTTGGCTTGGGAAGCCATATTCAAGAAGAAACCAGTCGAGAAAACCTTCTGATTGTCCTATCACTTACGCACTGCTTTTATTTAGGTATGCCGTCTCcataaaaaatgttttctttactTGTAATAACAAGCTTGGAAGAGATAATCAATCTGCGAGTTTCCTACTTCAACTTGTGAGTGTTTTCCATTTTGCTTGGAGTCTGATATCAAGTCTTCTCCTTTGTCTTCTAAAAAGTGTACTTGTAGATGTAATTCATAGATTGAGCCCCCCCTATTCATGCCAAGGGTCATTGCCTGTTTTCATGCATTCTAATACTAATTGCAAGTTCAATGAATAAGATGCTTGAGTGAGAAGAGTGGTAGATTTAGCATTTTCTTGGTGGCATAAGGTGTCAAATTATGCTTGAGGTTTATCAGTCAATTTTGTTGTGACTGTTGCAATGATACTGTGAACAATGGTGATCCTCTCATATCTGAGACTGGGACACTAGGCATAAAACTACATTATTCTCCAAAGGTACTGCTGATCTGAGGTTCCGGACTGTATTGAATACAAATCTGGTACAGCAAAATGCTTGGAGTCaacattaaaatagttttatgaTTCACTCGGAGATCTTTACTTGATTTGGTCGGCTGTACTATATTCGTGGACGCAAAGTCAAGGCCTGTTTTGGTGGAAGAATGACTTCTTgcttttaatatatactatacatAGGCGTGCCCTTGAGTCCTGACTATGTTATGTGATGATTCCGAGGTTTAAGGGATGAAGGTGAGTTGGATGGGTGGTGATTTCAATGCCATCTTTTGTTCGTTTTGGCGTCATGTGATTCttgcattgtttatttgttttcttttctcttgtcaTTAGtcattactattattatatgcAAGTATCAGGTAGTGCTTAGGATGGAAGCATGTGCGTCTCGTAAGTTGACCATAACCTCTCCAAGAGTTTTCTTGGAGTTGGGAGAATCGCTGActtgattaaagaaaaacaacatcaaa
This window contains:
- the LOC104773694 gene encoding transcription termination factor MTERF6, chloroplastic/mitochondrial isoform X1 gives rise to the protein MEVTNTSSSSIMWFFRDKGFDDPSIDKMLRKCKQLDKAQSEVASENWDYLRNIVGIQERKLPYIVSRCPKILTLRLDERLIPMVECLSSLARNPREVASAITKFPPILSHSLEEKLCPLLAFFQALGVPETQLGKMILFNPRLISYSIDTKLTVMVSFLASLGLDQDGMIGKVLVKHPFLMGYSVDKRLRPTTDFLKSSVGLTEDGIQSVVMNFPQLVCRDVTKVLKPNYDYLRECGFGDAQIAIMVSGYPPILIKSIKNSLQPRIRFLVQVMGRGIDEVASYPEFFHHGLKKKVESRFKLVKRNNIVCSLREMLDCSTKKFHDKFGFSEVTASYASL
- the LOC104773693 gene encoding pentatricopeptide repeat-containing protein At4g38150-like → MMPSSKAVVFASQMAKKIRVTTPSMSATRFLSNGQEQEQNSPEPLPNRPLRGERSSTNSHRDPPPARQAHNLGKGDNNTLSDHGFLEQFKLGVNQEPPKTEQNPQEETSLPEDSDEIFQKMKEGGLIPNAVAMLDGLCKDGLVQEAMKLFGLMRDKGTIPEVVIYTAVVEGFCKAHKIEDAKRIFRKMQTNGISPNAFSYGVLVQGLYTCNMLDDAVSLCGEMLDAGHSPNVPTFVGLVDALCREMGVEQAQ
- the LOC104773699 gene encoding protein FAR1-RELATED SEQUENCE 5-like; this encodes MDNEVLDFDIGVRVSSGGDVDDDAIDIDHHGLDDDDMLDSPIMPCGISLGNSGNYFPNQEEQPDLEPYDGLEFESEEAAKAFYNSYGEAHKAHFIKFNVLEMRANCSCQMFEFSGIICRHILAVFRVTNLLTLPPYYILKRWTRNAKSSVIFDDYNLHAYANYLESHTVRYNTLRHKASNFLQEAGKSLYTCDVAVVALQEAAKTVSLAMNKEVRRTMANGHFKETSFVTDGKRMCCNDDCQQEVPAQPEDEMDKKINQLRNELELANKKCEAYRTNLLSVLKEMDDQKLQVSIKVQNIKISLKDNL
- the LOC104773700 gene encoding protein FAR1-RELATED SEQUENCE 9, producing the protein MSERTLGSGVEHVLNYLKRRQLENPGFLYAMEDDCGNVFWADPTCRLNYTYFGDTVVFDTMYRRGKRYQVPFAAFTGFNHHGQPLLFGCALILNESESSFAWLFHTWLQAMSAPPPPSITVEPDRLIQVAVSQVFCQTRLRFSQPLIFKETEEKLAHLYQSHPSFESEFINCVTETETAAEFEASWDIIVRRYYLQDNDWLQSIYNARQQWVRVFIRDAFYGVLSTNEGSSSLNSFFQGFVDASTTMQTLIQQHDKAIDSWREKELKADYEAIHSTPVMKTPSPMEKQAASLANNVSTLPSRYLLRRWTKSAKTRGSEEQPEFSNSCQESLTVCYNNLRQEATKYVEEGAKSIQIYKVAMDALDEAAKKVVAASNKFRGATPGTTLPNGDPYPSEEARETTSAMNLPGGEKERTILELTTELERTGQRCEVYRANLLSILRDMEEQKFQLSLKVQNARLSLKE
- the LOC104773694 gene encoding transcription termination factor MTERF6, chloroplastic/mitochondrial isoform X2, which codes for MEVTNTSSSSIMWFFRDKGFDDPSIDKMLRKCKQLDKAQSEVASENWDYLRNIVGIQERKLPYIVSRCPKILTLRLDERLIPMVECLSSLARNPREVASAITKFPPILSHSVEEKLCPLLAFFQALGVPETQLGKMILFNPRLISYSIDTKLTVMVSFLASLGLDQDGMIGKVLVKHPFLMGYSVDKRLRPTTDFLKSSVGLTEDGIQSVVMNFPQLVCRDVTKVLKPNYDYLRECGFGDAQIAIMVSGYPPILIKSIKNSLQPRIRFLVQVMGRGIDEVASYPEFFHHGLKKKVESRFKLVKRNNIVCSLREMLDCSTKKFHDKFGFSEVTASYASL
- the LOC109131588 gene encoding pentatricopeptide repeat-containing protein At4g38150-like (The sequence of the model RefSeq protein was modified relative to this genomic sequence to represent the inferred CDS: added 123 bases not found in genome assembly) translates to MMPSSKAVVFASQMAKKIRVTTPSMSATRFLSNGQEQEQNSPEPLPNRPLRGERSSTNSHRDPPPARQAHNLGKGDNNTLSDHGFLEQFKLGVNQEPPKTEQNPQEETSLPEDSDEIFQKMKEGGLIPNAVAMLDGLCKDGLVQEAMKLFGLMRDKGTIPEVVIYTAVVEGFCKAHKIEDAKRIFRKMQTNGISPNAFSYGVLVQGLYTCNMLDDAVSLCGEMLDAGHSPNVPTFVGLVDALCREMGVEQAQLAIDGFNQKGFAVNAKAVKEFMDKRAPFPSLAWEAIFKKKPVEKTF